One part of the Neoarius graeffei isolate fNeoGra1 chromosome 2, fNeoGra1.pri, whole genome shotgun sequence genome encodes these proteins:
- the gcnt3 gene encoding beta-1,3-galactosyl-O-glycosyl-glycoprotein beta-1,6-N-acetylglucosaminyltransferase 3 translates to MAFKKKDFLKHSSLFFLTFLVIYLVMNSPRKGCLQSDWVDMKHLIKHDVGELHACSAIIQGDIDGVNRRHISNLLVRRKKTSLLSESFYLNATKDCKAFVRDRGFLTVPLSKEERDFPVAYSMVIHEKLEVFERLLRAIYSPQNVYCVHVDQKSPKIFTEAVRAIVSCLPNVFVASKLESVVYASWSRVQADINCMEDLLKSTVRWRYLLNTCGSDFPLKTNAELVRSLKILNGKNSLESEVTSSHKKARWQYHHNITTTVIRTQVKKTPPPISTPMFSGNAYFVVTRAFVEHIFKSPEIQNFMEWEKDTYSPDEHMWATLQRMPSVPGSNPPNGKYDESDMLAIARLVKWSYHEGNIKNGAPYPPCSGAHRHAVCVYGAGDLNWILKQKHLFANKFDPGVDDIAISCLEAFLRYKTVYGQSLLNINKSNIIK, encoded by the coding sequence ATGGCTTTTAAGAAAAAAGATTTTTTGAAACATAGCTCTTTATTTTTTCTTACCTTTTTAGTTATTTACCTTGTAATGAACTCTCCAAGAAAAGGCTGCTTACAGAGTGACTGGGTGGATATGAAACACCTGATCAAACACGATGTCGGAGAACTGCATGCTTGTTCAGCCATTATCCAAGGAGACATTGATGGAGTCAACAGAAGACACATCAGCAATTTGCTTGTTAGGCGGAAAAAAACTTCTCTTTTGTCTGAGAGCTTCTACCTAAATGCCACAAAGGACTGCAAAGCTTTTGTGAGAGACCGAGGGTTTCTAACAGTTCCTCTGAGTAAGGAGGAAAGAGACTTTCCAGTTGCTTACTCCATGGTTATCCATGAGAAACTTGAGGTGTTTGAGAGACTCCTGCGTGCTATTTACTCTCCTCAGAATGTCTACTGTGTTCATGTGGACCAGAAGTCGCCTAAGATCTTTACTGAGGCTGTCCGGGCTATTGTGTCATGTTTGCCTAATGTGTTTGTGGCCAGTAAGTTAGAGAGTGTTGTCTATGCCTCCTGGTCACGAGTTCAAGCAGATATCAACTGCATGGAGGACCTTCTCAAATCTACTGTTAGGTGGAGGTATCTGCTCAACACTTGTGGGTCAGATTTCCCCTTAAAAACCAATGCAGAACTtgttcgcagtctgaaaattctCAATGGAAAGAATAGTTTGGAGTCAGAAGTCACAAGCTCAcacaaaaaagcccgctggcagtaCCATCATAACATCACAACCACTGTGATTCGGACACAGGTTAAGAAGACACCCCCACCCATCAGCACCCCAATGTTCTCTGGGAATGCATACTTTGTTGTTACTAGAGCATTTGTAGAACATATCTTTAAGAGTCCAGAGATCCAGAACTTCATGGAATGGGAGAAGGACACATACAGTCCAGATGAGCACATGTGGGCAACGCTACAGAGGATGCCTTCAGTGCCTGGCTCAAACCCACCCAATGGAAAATATGATGAGTCAGACATGCTGGCCATTGCAAGATTGGTCAAGTGGAGTTATCATGAAGGAAACATAAAGAATGGAGCACCCTATCCGCCATGCAGTGGTGCACATCGGCATGCAGTGTGTGTTTATGGAGCAGGGGACCTGAACTGGATTCTGAAGCAGAAACATCTCTTTGCTAACAAATTTGACCCAGGAGTGGATGATATTGCTATAAGCTGCCTGGAGGCATTTTTACGGTACAAAACAGTTTATGGTCAGTCTTTACTTAACATAAATAAATcaaatataattaaataa